From a region of the Gottschalkia purinilytica genome:
- the rodA gene encoding rod shape-determining protein RodA produces the protein MFSNKRSFLKRFDFTLFITIILLSLYGILVIASATASQNSMAFIKTQAISTVIGIAIIFVLLNINYDTFGKLYLFIYVVCNLLLILVLAIGVERNGAKSWIAFGGFGFQPAEFVKIGIIICVAKYIEKNKSKINELFTLAKVLAFSFVPVVLILVQPDFGTAMVFVFFICIMLFVAGLDLKYILYAAIAGICSLPLVWFSLKGYQRDRIFNFLNPSMDVQGSGYQVMQSKIAVGSGKVFGMGLYNGNQTQFGFLPEKHTDFIFAVLGEELGLIGGIVLIVLFFIMMYRLIIIAKESRDLFGSLIVTGIAAMMFVHILENIGMTMGILPVTGIPLPFISYGGTFQLSNMICMGLVLNISVKRDRLSF, from the coding sequence ATGTTCAGCAACAAAAGAAGCTTTTTAAAAAGATTTGACTTTACATTATTTATAACAATAATACTATTAAGTCTATATGGAATTTTGGTTATAGCTAGTGCTACTGCTTCTCAAAATAGCATGGCATTTATTAAAACTCAGGCAATATCTACAGTGATAGGTATAGCTATTATATTTGTTTTATTAAATATAAATTATGATACTTTCGGCAAGCTATACCTATTCATATATGTAGTTTGTAATCTGCTACTAATACTAGTTTTGGCAATAGGTGTTGAAAGAAACGGTGCAAAAAGCTGGATTGCATTTGGCGGTTTCGGTTTCCAACCAGCTGAGTTCGTAAAAATAGGAATTATAATATGTGTAGCTAAGTACATTGAAAAAAACAAAAGTAAAATAAATGAATTATTTACACTTGCAAAAGTTTTAGCTTTCTCTTTCGTTCCAGTTGTATTAATACTAGTGCAACCAGACTTTGGTACTGCCATGGTTTTTGTTTTCTTTATATGTATAATGCTATTTGTAGCTGGTTTAGATCTAAAGTACATATTATATGCAGCTATAGCAGGAATATGTAGTTTACCACTTGTTTGGTTCTCATTAAAAGGTTATCAAAGAGATAGAATATTTAACTTTTTAAATCCTTCTATGGATGTTCAAGGTTCAGGATACCAAGTTATGCAATCAAAGATTGCTGTTGGTTCAGGTAAAGTATTTGGAATGGGTCTATATAACGGTAATCAAACCCAGTTTGGATTCTTACCAGAAAAACATACTGACTTCATATTTGCTGTTTTGGGAGAAGAATTAGGACTTATTGGTGGTATAGTTTTAATTGTACTATTTTTTATAATGATGTATAGACTTATAATAATAGCAAAAGAATCAAGAGATTTATTTGGCTCTCTTATAGTAACAGGAATAGCTGCTATGATGTTTGTTCATATACTTGAAAACATAGGTATGACTATGGGAATTTTACCTGTAACAGGTATACCTCTTCCTTTTATTAGTTATGGAGGTACGTTCCAGCTTTCCAATATGATCTGTATGGGACTGGTTTTAAATATAAGTGTAAAACGAGATAGACTTAGCTTTTAG
- the rodA gene encoding rod shape-determining protein RodA: MFYNKSFLKKFDFTLFITTILLSSYGILVIASATASNDSFAFIKTQVISTILGIIVIFILLNIDYEIFGKLYLYIYVISNVLLILVLFIGVERKGAQSWIAFGGFQFQPAEFVKIGIIICVAKYIDINKNKINELFTLGKILIFSFIPAIIIFKQPDLGTALVFIFFIFVMLFVAGLDVKYILYAAIAGICSLPLVWFSLKGYQRNRIFTFLDPSMDVQGSSYQVLQSKIAIGSGKVFGMGLYNGSQTQFGFLPEKHNDFIFAVIGEELGLIGGMVLMILFFIMMYRLIMIAKESRDLFGSLIVTGVAAMMFVHILENIGMTMGILPVTGIPLPFISYGGTFQLSNMICIGLVLNIGVRRDGLNF; this comes from the coding sequence ATGTTCTACAACAAAAGTTTCTTAAAGAAATTTGACTTTACCTTATTTATCACAACAATACTATTAAGTTCATATGGAATTCTAGTTATAGCTAGTGCCACTGCTTCTAATGATAGTTTCGCATTTATAAAGACTCAAGTAATATCTACAATATTAGGTATAATTGTCATATTCATTTTATTAAATATAGACTATGAAATATTCGGAAAGCTATATTTGTATATATATGTAATTTCCAATGTCCTGCTTATTCTGGTCTTATTTATAGGAGTTGAAAGAAAAGGTGCACAAAGTTGGATAGCATTCGGAGGATTTCAATTTCAACCAGCTGAATTCGTAAAAATAGGGATTATAATATGTGTAGCTAAATATATTGATATTAATAAAAATAAAATTAATGAATTATTCACACTTGGAAAAATACTTATATTTTCTTTTATTCCAGCAATTATTATATTTAAACAGCCAGACCTTGGTACTGCTTTGGTATTTATATTTTTTATATTTGTAATGTTATTTGTAGCTGGTTTAGATGTAAAATACATATTATATGCAGCCATAGCAGGAATATGTAGTTTACCACTTGTTTGGTTCTCATTAAAAGGTTATCAAAGAAATAGAATATTTACCTTTTTAGATCCCTCTATGGATGTTCAAGGATCTAGCTATCAAGTTTTACAATCAAAGATTGCTATTGGTTCAGGTAAAGTGTTTGGAATGGGCCTATATAATGGTAGCCAAACACAATTTGGATTCTTACCAGAAAAACATAATGATTTTATATTTGCTGTTATAGGAGAAGAGTTAGGACTTATTGGTGGTATGGTTTTGATGATACTATTTTTTATAATGATGTATAGACTTATAATGATAGCAAAAGAATCTAGAGATTTATTTGGTTCTCTCATAGTAACAGGAGTAGCTGCCATGATGTTTGTTCATATACTTGAAAATATAGGTATGACTATGGGAATCTTGCCTGTAACAGGCATACCACTTCCTTTTATTAGTTATGGAGGTACATTCCAGCTATCTAATATGATTTGTATAGGGTTAGTTTTAAATATAGGTGTAAGACGAGATGGACTTAACTTTTAA
- a CDS encoding GerMN domain-containing protein, which translates to MIKKIVAILLSLSLVVTVSACKKDEKSKVDNKGKNKIEKNIDKKDQNVKEDEEEKEKEITEDSNKDESKESKESKEEVKVYIPNQDASKLVEDKVVVKPKGNQTIEEAIVQKLQEKPKEKDYMQAIRDDIKVSSVKVKGDTAMVDLSSENLHGGSLEESSIINSVVLSLTQLDHIKKVQFLVDGKKQETLMGHILIDQPLTRDEILEQMPK; encoded by the coding sequence ATGATCAAAAAAATCGTAGCTATATTATTAAGTTTATCTTTAGTTGTAACAGTATCAGCTTGTAAAAAGGATGAAAAAAGTAAGGTAGATAACAAAGGAAAAAATAAAATAGAAAAAAATATTGATAAAAAAGATCAAAATGTTAAAGAAGATGAAGAGGAAAAGGAAAAAGAAATTACTGAAGATAGTAATAAGGATGAAAGCAAAGAAAGCAAAGAAAGTAAAGAAGAAGTTAAAGTTTATATACCTAATCAAGATGCTAGTAAGTTAGTTGAAGATAAAGTAGTTGTAAAGCCAAAAGGTAATCAAACTATAGAAGAAGCTATAGTGCAAAAACTACAGGAAAAGCCAAAAGAAAAGGACTATATGCAAGCTATTAGAGATGATATCAAAGTATCAAGTGTAAAAGTTAAAGGGGATACTGCTATGGTAGATTTATCAAGTGAAAACTTGCATGGTGGTTCTCTTGAAGAGTCTTCAATAATAAACTCAGTAGTTCTATCACTAACACAATTGGATCATATTAAAAAAGTACAGTTCTTAGTTGATGGTAAAAAACAAGAGACACTTATGGGACATATATTAATAGATCAACCATTAACTAGAGATGAAATATTGGAACAAATGCCTAAATAA
- a CDS encoding NUDIX domain-containing protein — protein MNRIFSTNSARDNIDINLSKGSIENIGDCNGSIVFLFYNNGLVMAFNPKRKVWEFPFGKIQSGETLEECAIREAFEEAGAVITNIKALGYYTLKRKGGKDKIAIFSADVERFEPKPVWSETDLVKIFDTLPENISCKNNVYKTVIKYIKRNKIRG, from the coding sequence ATGAACCGTATATTTAGTACTAATAGTGCTAGAGATAATATAGATATTAATTTGTCTAAAGGTTCTATCGAAAATATTGGAGATTGTAATGGAAGTATAGTCTTTTTATTTTATAATAATGGTTTAGTTATGGCTTTTAACCCTAAAAGAAAAGTTTGGGAATTTCCCTTTGGAAAAATACAATCAGGTGAGACTTTAGAAGAATGCGCAATAAGGGAAGCATTTGAAGAAGCAGGAGCTGTGATAACTAACATAAAGGCATTAGGTTATTACACTTTAAAACGAAAAGGTGGAAAAGATAAAATAGCTATATTTAGTGCAGACGTAGAAAGATTTGAACCTAAGCCTGTATGGAGTGAAACAGATTTAGTAAAAATATTTGATACTCTTCCTGAAAATATATCTTGTAAAAATAACGTTTATAAAACAGTTATAAAGTATATAAAAAGGAATAAAATAAGAGGTTAA
- a CDS encoding nucleoside kinase: MEEIKVIVDNESIIIPKKTLLKDILKLMYKEDYKKYLGAVINNEIKHLDYPLEESCNIEFIDIQDNDGLRIYTRTLTYIYIKACKDLFENCEVTIEHSLSKGIYTELHKGTSITEDDIRNIKSYMKEIIEKDMQIIRELINIDTAINIFEDQGMYDKIRLLKQSGKDKMHIYNLDNFINNFYGYLAPYTGIIEKFDLIPYGNGIILQHPIKEHDYDIPEFKPQNKLANIFRETEKWANILDIGYVGALNDKVYKGEIGSIIRISEALHEKKIAHISDEICKNEDIKLILIAGPTSSGKTTFARRLDTQLKVNCKDSISISLDDYFVDRENTPIDENGEYDFESIDAIDLDLFNKDLVKILEGEEIEIPKFNFITGKREYCGNKIKLDKNTLLIIEGIHGLNEILTASIPKKNKFKIYISSLTQLNIDSHNRIHTTDTRLIRRIVRDYKYRGNDAERTLELWDSVRRGEERGIFPFQEEADAMFNSSLVYELSILKKYAEPLLKKITKKSVYYRESKRLLKFLSYFKTIENEDSIPCTSIIKEFIGGSCY, encoded by the coding sequence ATGGAAGAGATAAAGGTTATAGTTGATAACGAAAGCATAATTATACCTAAAAAAACTTTATTAAAAGATATACTTAAACTTATGTATAAAGAAGATTATAAAAAATATTTAGGTGCAGTAATAAATAATGAAATAAAGCATTTGGATTATCCATTAGAAGAAAGCTGTAATATTGAGTTTATAGATATACAAGATAATGATGGATTAAGAATTTATACTAGGACTTTAACTTACATATATATAAAGGCGTGTAAAGATTTATTTGAAAATTGTGAAGTAACAATAGAACATTCCTTAAGTAAGGGTATATATACTGAATTACATAAAGGTACTAGTATTACTGAAGATGATATAAGAAATATAAAATCATATATGAAAGAGATAATAGAAAAAGATATGCAAATAATAAGAGAATTAATAAACATAGATACAGCTATAAATATATTCGAAGATCAAGGAATGTACGATAAAATTAGACTTTTAAAACAATCTGGAAAAGATAAAATGCATATTTATAATTTAGATAACTTCATTAATAACTTCTATGGATATCTTGCTCCTTATACTGGAATAATAGAAAAATTTGACTTAATACCATATGGAAATGGAATAATACTGCAGCATCCTATCAAAGAACATGATTATGATATACCTGAATTTAAACCACAGAATAAACTAGCAAACATATTTAGAGAAACTGAAAAGTGGGCTAATATATTAGATATAGGATATGTAGGTGCCCTTAATGATAAAGTTTATAAAGGAGAAATAGGAAGTATTATAAGAATATCTGAAGCACTACATGAAAAGAAAATAGCACATATTTCAGATGAAATATGTAAAAATGAGGATATTAAATTGATATTAATTGCAGGACCTACTTCTTCTGGAAAAACTACTTTTGCACGTCGATTAGATACTCAGTTAAAGGTAAACTGTAAAGATAGTATATCTATATCACTAGATGATTATTTCGTAGATAGAGAAAATACTCCAATAGACGAGAATGGGGAATATGATTTTGAATCTATTGATGCAATAGATTTAGACTTATTTAACAAAGATTTAGTTAAAATATTAGAGGGAGAAGAGATAGAAATACCTAAGTTTAATTTTATAACTGGAAAAAGAGAGTACTGTGGAAATAAAATAAAACTAGATAAAAACACATTATTAATAATAGAAGGGATACATGGACTTAATGAAATATTAACAGCTTCTATACCAAAGAAAAATAAGTTTAAAATATATATAAGTTCACTTACACAGCTAAATATAGATAGTCATAATAGAATACATACTACAGATACAAGACTTATAAGAAGAATAGTGAGAGACTATAAATATAGAGGAAATGATGCTGAAAGAACTTTAGAGTTATGGGATTCTGTAAGAAGAGGCGAAGAAAGAGGTATATTTCCTTTTCAAGAGGAAGCAGATGCAATGTTTAACTCATCTTTAGTTTATGAACTCTCTATATTAAAAAAATACGCAGAGCCATTATTAAAGAAAATTACCAAGAAAAGTGTATATTATAGAGAAAGTAAAAGATTATTAAAGTTTTTAAGTTACTTTAAAACTATAGAGAATGAAGATAGTATACCTTGTACATCTATTATTAAAGAGTTTATAGGAGGAAGCTGTTATTAA
- a CDS encoding CBS domain-containing protein, with translation MKVRDIMSSHVKTVSTNANIQEVSNEMRSLDVGSIPVCDQKDVPVGIITDRDIVIRGISQGVSLNTPVGDIMSLNIISVSPETDVNEAAKIMSQNQIRRLPVVENGKIVGIVALGDLAIRDKHVDEAGSALSSISENSPFTPY, from the coding sequence GTGAAAGTTAGAGATATAATGAGTTCTCATGTAAAAACAGTTAGTACAAACGCTAATATACAAGAAGTATCAAATGAAATGAGAAGCTTAGATGTTGGATCTATACCTGTATGTGATCAAAAAGACGTTCCAGTTGGAATCATTACAGATAGAGATATAGTGATTAGAGGGATATCTCAAGGTGTTAGCTTAAATACACCAGTAGGAGATATAATGTCTTTAAATATTATATCTGTAAGTCCAGAAACAGATGTAAACGAAGCAGCAAAAATCATGTCTCAAAATCAAATAAGAAGACTTCCAGTTGTTGAAAATGGTAAGATAGTAGGTATAGTAGCTTTAGGAGACTTAGCTATTAGAGATAAGCATGTTGATGAAGCAGGAAGTGCGTTATCATCTATTTCAGAAAATAGTCCTTTTACACCTTACTAA
- a CDS encoding RluA family pseudouridine synthase — protein MKEIVIDKNEHNQRIDRFLKKYLSNANKSFIYKMLRKKRIKLNGKKANPEDIVVEGDKINLYLSEETIDKFKKNEKEIIKNIRLDIIYEDDNIILINKPKGMLSHSTEKDYKESNIVDQLVGYLYAKGEYVPRLEKTFTPSICNRLDRNTSGLIIGAKNFTSLQLINKSIKEGNIKKYYKCIVKGNMTKNLKLKGYLKKNEKDNKVVVTKKSEKDSKEINTDIKVLKTNGEYTLLEIDLITGRTHQIRAHLSSIGHPIIGDTKYGNVKLNRELKEKYKLKDQFLHAYKIVFNGLEKELEYLNEQEFTANMDRDLIFIEKELFNA, from the coding sequence TTGAAGGAAATAGTAATCGATAAAAATGAACATAATCAAAGGATTGATAGATTCCTAAAAAAATATCTCTCAAATGCTAATAAAAGCTTTATATATAAAATGTTAAGAAAGAAACGAATAAAGCTTAATGGAAAAAAAGCTAATCCAGAAGACATAGTTGTAGAAGGGGATAAGATAAACTTATATCTTTCTGAAGAAACCATAGATAAGTTTAAAAAAAATGAGAAGGAAATAATAAAAAATATTAGATTAGATATAATTTATGAAGATGACAATATAATTCTAATAAATAAACCTAAAGGAATGTTATCTCATTCAACAGAGAAAGACTATAAAGAATCTAATATAGTAGATCAATTAGTAGGATATTTATATGCTAAAGGAGAATATGTTCCTAGATTAGAAAAAACTTTTACACCATCAATATGCAATAGACTAGATAGAAATACAAGTGGACTAATAATAGGAGCTAAAAACTTCACATCTTTACAGCTCATAAATAAATCTATAAAAGAAGGCAATATAAAAAAGTATTATAAATGTATTGTAAAAGGAAATATGACTAAAAACTTAAAATTAAAAGGGTATTTAAAGAAAAATGAAAAAGATAATAAAGTAGTAGTTACTAAAAAAAGTGAAAAAGATTCAAAGGAAATAAATACTGATATAAAAGTATTGAAAACTAATGGTGAATATACTCTATTGGAAATAGATTTAATAACAGGAAGAACTCATCAAATAAGGGCACATTTATCATCTATAGGACATCCTATTATAGGAGATACTAAATATGGAAATGTTAAGCTTAATAGAGAGCTTAAAGAGAAGTATAAATTAAAAGATCAATTTTTACATGCTTATAAAATAGTATTTAATGGACTTGAAAAAGAATTAGAATATTTGAATGAACAAGAGTTTACAGCCAACATGGATAGAGACTTAATCTTTATAGAAAAAGAATTATTCAATGCTTGA
- a CDS encoding endolytic transglycosylase MltG: protein MDKFIEKVKDFLYDATDYVLILLIVVVVAGVIGWKLDILFAKGSDDENIASNTSKVEKEISKESKSKNKNKDKNKNSDKKASNKNDKQDNKKTDKEVKKEVIPVTIPQGSLPPAIANILVEQGVISDKYEFLKKSQEMQLDTKLRSGYYEIEKGSSLETIIKVIAKQQ, encoded by the coding sequence ATGGACAAGTTTATTGAAAAAGTAAAAGACTTTCTATATGATGCTACTGATTATGTACTAATACTCTTAATAGTGGTTGTCGTAGCAGGCGTTATAGGATGGAAACTAGATATTTTGTTTGCTAAGGGTTCAGATGATGAAAATATAGCTAGCAATACATCTAAGGTTGAAAAGGAAATAAGTAAAGAATCTAAATCTAAAAACAAGAATAAAGATAAGAATAAGAACTCTGATAAAAAAGCTTCTAATAAAAATGACAAACAAGATAATAAAAAAACAGATAAAGAAGTGAAAAAAGAGGTTATTCCTGTTACTATACCTCAAGGATCTCTTCCTCCAGCTATAGCAAACATCTTGGTAGAGCAAGGTGTTATAAGTGATAAATATGAGTTCTTGAAAAAGTCTCAAGAAATGCAACTTGATACAAAACTTAGATCAGGATATTATGAAATTGAAAAGGGAAGTTCTCTTGAAACTATCATAAAGGTAATAGCAAAACAACAATAA
- a CDS encoding DUF6648 family protein: MGFKTASIFDTFFKHRDSLIIQYKNGDITKREFLRGNFDFVQRINLKPFSRIDSYEKGMYNYQYFNVLAKYYNMMAGELRDNPDYIDQRKDYIHKANSYYSKKDQATLQLLKFLEFKNMEAYFIKAESRYLNDKLYEIVLKDYEYAIFHSKSRWLLRVLREERVFIERKKKSLIDEYINEKY, translated from the coding sequence ATGGGTTTTAAGACAGCAAGTATTTTTGATACGTTTTTTAAACATAGAGATTCTCTAATTATACAATATAAAAATGGGGATATAACAAAGAGGGAATTTCTTAGAGGGAATTTTGATTTTGTTCAAAGGATAAATCTAAAGCCTTTTTCAAGAATAGATAGTTATGAAAAAGGTATGTATAACTATCAGTATTTTAATGTTTTAGCTAAATACTATAATATGATGGCAGGTGAATTAAGAGACAATCCAGACTATATAGACCAAAGAAAGGACTATATACATAAGGCTAATTCTTATTATAGCAAAAAAGACCAGGCAACGTTACAATTGTTAAAATTTTTAGAATTTAAAAACATGGAAGCATACTTTATAAAAGCAGAATCAAGATATTTAAATGATAAATTGTATGAAATAGTTTTAAAAGATTATGAATATGCAATTTTTCATTCTAAAAGTAGATGGCTTCTTAGGGTTTTACGTGAAGAGAGGGTATTTATAGAAAGAAAGAAAAAGTCTCTTATAGACGAATATATAAATGAGAAATACTAG
- the pssA gene encoding CDP-diacylglycerol--serine O-phosphatidyltransferase: MEIKSKLPNLFTLLNLSLGVLAIINMFHNEYYLSSLLIILATLLDRFDGMLARKFNATSSLGKELDSLCDLISFGIAPSILIWNIKLVSLGSIGTLITILYAVSGAYRLARYNTTTFEGVYVGIPITLAGGLVSIISLYSIKYKFNIYALAILLLFLSYAMISTKIRLKKR; this comes from the coding sequence ATGGAAATTAAAAGTAAGTTACCTAATTTATTCACTTTATTGAATCTTTCATTAGGAGTTTTAGCAATTATTAATATGTTTCATAATGAATATTACTTATCTTCCCTATTAATAATATTGGCTACTTTACTAGATAGATTTGATGGTATGTTAGCTAGAAAGTTTAATGCTACAAGTAGTCTTGGAAAAGAATTAGATTCGTTATGTGATTTAATATCTTTCGGAATAGCACCATCTATTCTTATATGGAATATAAAATTAGTAAGTTTAGGATCAATAGGGACTCTTATAACAATACTATATGCAGTATCAGGAGCATATAGATTAGCTAGGTATAATACTACCACATTTGAGGGAGTATATGTCGGGATACCTATTACCTTAGCAGGAGGGTTAGTATCTATTATTTCTCTATACTCTATTAAATATAAATTTAATATATATGCTTTAGCTATATTATTGTTATTCTTGTCTTATGCAATGATTAGTACAAAAATAAGACTTAAAAAGAGATAA
- a CDS encoding pseudouridine synthase: MGKVDRLDKILANLGYGSRKDIKSLAKQGIIKVDGKIIKDSSFKLDPLISKIEVDDEEVFYRKYIYIMMNKPNGVVSSTDDPISETVVDLIEDKYKVFNPFPVGRLDKDTEGLLILSNDGQLAHRILSPKKHVKKTYYAEIEGIVDEKDIIKFKEGVYIEEEYKTLPAELEILESDTISKINLTIVEGKFHQVKRMFQAVDKKVIYLKRISMGALKLDESLKLGDYRELTENEINLLEK, from the coding sequence ATGGGAAAAGTTGATAGACTTGATAAGATATTAGCTAACTTAGGGTACGGAAGTAGAAAGGATATAAAAAGTTTAGCAAAACAGGGAATTATAAAAGTAGATGGAAAAATAATAAAAGATAGTTCTTTTAAATTAGACCCCTTAATTAGTAAAATTGAAGTTGATGATGAAGAAGTTTTTTATAGAAAGTATATATATATTATGATGAATAAACCTAATGGAGTTGTATCTTCTACTGATGATCCTATTAGTGAGACAGTGGTAGATCTTATAGAAGATAAGTATAAAGTATTTAATCCATTTCCAGTAGGCAGATTAGATAAAGATACTGAAGGATTATTAATACTTTCAAATGACGGACAACTAGCACATAGGATATTATCCCCTAAGAAGCATGTAAAGAAAACTTATTATGCAGAAATTGAGGGAATAGTTGATGAAAAAGATATTATAAAGTTTAAAGAAGGGGTTTATATAGAAGAAGAATATAAGACGTTACCTGCTGAACTTGAAATATTAGAATCTGATACAATATCTAAAATAAATTTGACAATAGTTGAAGGGAAATTTCATCAAGTTAAAAGAATGTTTCAAGCAGTAGATAAAAAAGTTATATATTTAAAAAGAATTTCTATGGGAGCTCTTAAATTAGATGAATCATTGAAATTAGGAGACTATAGAGAGTTGACAGAAAATGAAATAAATTTGCTGGAAAAATAA
- a CDS encoding RsmF rRNA methyltransferase first C-terminal domain-containing protein — MKLPENFKNKMEKLLKDEFNNFLESYKENHYKGIRINTLKISVEEYLKITPFKLEPISWIKEGFYIQGDESRPGKHPHYHCGLYYIQEPSAMTPVEVLDPKPGDRVLDISAAPGGKTTQIASKLKGQGLIIANDISPKRAKALVKNVELCGMKNCVITNESPENISNKFLSYFDKILVDAPCSGEGMFRRDPKTIKSWSDSSVEKCCSMQREILDSIPKMLKPGGRIVYSTCTFSPEEDEGTIDWFIRKYPEFEIEEIKNMDGLDYGNPDWVNGNKDIRNTKRIWPHKIKGEGHFIASLRKKDGNEVENISFNCNNIDIERYLEFQKNYLNIEYRDNLHKIENKLFLIPSGLPDMSGLRVVKQGLYIGDILKGRFEPSQGLAMSLSKKECKSTINFSSESIEAIKYLKGETLITEGEKGWKLVCIDNYPVGWGKQVEGNLKNQYNFDWRMR, encoded by the coding sequence ATGAAACTACCAGAAAACTTTAAAAATAAGATGGAAAAATTACTTAAAGATGAATTTAACAATTTTTTAGAAAGTTATAAAGAAAATCATTATAAAGGCATAAGAATAAATACTTTAAAGATATCAGTTGAAGAATATTTGAAAATTACTCCATTCAAATTAGAACCTATATCCTGGATAAAGGAGGGTTTTTATATACAAGGAGATGAATCAAGACCAGGAAAGCATCCTCATTATCACTGTGGTCTATATTATATACAGGAGCCTAGTGCTATGACTCCAGTAGAAGTTTTAGATCCAAAGCCAGGTGATAGAGTTCTTGATATAAGTGCTGCACCTGGAGGAAAAACTACACAGATAGCAAGTAAGCTTAAAGGACAAGGATTAATTATTGCTAATGATATAAGTCCTAAAAGAGCTAAAGCGCTAGTTAAAAATGTGGAACTTTGTGGTATGAAAAACTGTGTGATTACTAATGAAAGTCCTGAAAATATTTCTAATAAATTTTTATCATATTTTGATAAAATATTAGTAGATGCACCTTGTTCTGGAGAAGGTATGTTTAGAAGAGATCCAAAGACTATAAAAAGTTGGAGTGACTCTTCTGTGGAAAAGTGTTGTAGTATGCAAAGAGAGATATTAGATTCTATTCCTAAGATGCTTAAACCAGGAGGCAGAATAGTTTATTCAACATGTACATTTTCTCCGGAAGAAGATGAAGGAACTATTGATTGGTTTATAAGAAAGTATCCAGAGTTTGAAATTGAAGAAATAAAAAATATGGATGGATTAGATTACGGAAATCCAGATTGGGTTAATGGAAATAAAGATATTAGAAATACTAAGAGAATATGGCCACATAAAATAAAAGGAGAGGGACATTTTATTGCTTCTCTTAGAAAAAAAGATGGAAATGAAGTTGAAAACATTTCATTTAATTGTAATAATATAGACATTGAAAGATACTTGGAATTTCAAAAAAACTATCTTAATATTGAATATAGGGATAATTTGCATAAAATCGAAAATAAATTATTCCTAATCCCTTCAGGATTGCCAGATATGTCAGGGTTAAGAGTAGTCAAGCAAGGTTTGTATATAGGAGATATTTTAAAAGGAAGATTTGAACCTAGTCAAGGATTAGCGATGTCTTTAAGTAAAAAAGAATGTAAAAGTACAATTAATTTTTCTAGTGAAAGTATAGAAGCTATAAAATACTTAAAAGGTGAAACTTTAATTACCGAAGGTGAAAAAGGATGGAAATTGGTATGTATAGATAACTATCCTGTAGGATGGGGAAAACAAGTTGAAGGAAATTTAAAGAATCAATATAATTTTGACTGGAGAATGAGATAG
- a CDS encoding DUF1540 domain-containing protein: MSKAERTGQPLGGVKCIVNTCYFHGGNEDYCTASSIEVQPRNASNSDETDCATFRPSTK; this comes from the coding sequence ATGTCAAAGGCAGAAAGAACAGGTCAACCTTTAGGCGGTGTGAAATGTATAGTTAATACTTGTTATTTTCATGGAGGTAATGAAGATTACTGTACTGCTTCATCAATAGAAGTTCAACCAAGAAATGCTTCTAATTCAGATGAAACAGACTGTGCTACTTTCAGACCATCAACAAAATAG